From Glycine max cultivar Williams 82 chromosome 11, Glycine_max_v4.0, whole genome shotgun sequence, the proteins below share one genomic window:
- the LOC100803278 gene encoding RING-H2 finger protein ATL66, which yields MSNPDTRSFNWHYTELDDRDLEIRGRTLFFVIVLFSIILLVTVLFIYTRWVCRYQGRLPTTAFSAAAVHAPPLAPPQGLDPASIKKLPIILHHAPADRDESAWDETECCICLGEFRDGEKVKVLPACDHYFHCDCVDKWLTHHSSCPLCRASLKVESSFPKILIQEPPLRIDFQF from the coding sequence ATGTCGAACCCAGACACTCGATCATTCAATTGGCACTACACGGAACTCGATGACAGAGACCTAGAGATCCGAGGTAGGACACTGTTTTTCGTCATCGTACTCTTCTCCATTATTCTTCTTGTCACCGTTCTCTTCATCTACACGCGCTGGGTTTGCCGCTACCAGGGACGACTCCCCACCACCGCGTTCTCCGCCGCAGCCGTCCACGCGCCGCCGCTAGCGCCGCCTCAGGGACTGGACCCCGCCTCCATTAAGAAACTTCCCATAATCCTCCACCACGCGCCTGCAGACCGCGACGAAAGCGCGTGGGACGAAACGGAGTGCTGCATCTGTCTCGGCGAGTTCAGAGACGGTGAGAAAGTTAAGGTTTTGCCGGCGTGTGACCATTATTTTCACTGTGATTGTGTTGATAAGTGGCTCACTCATCACTCTAGTTGCCCTCTCTGCAGAGCTTCTCTCAAGGTTGAATCTTCCTTCCCTAAGATTTTGATTCAGGAACCACCCCTTAGAATTGACTTCCAGTtctag
- the LOC100499715 gene encoding 60S ribosomal protein L10a-like isoform X1, with protein sequence MSKLQSDALREAISGIMADSKEKNRKFVETIELQIGLKNYDPQKDKRFSGSVKLPHIPRPKMKICMLGDAQHVEEAEKIGLDWMDVEALKKLNKNKKLVKKLAKKYHAFLASEAVIKQIPRLLGPGLNKAGKFPTLVTHQETLESKVNESKAMVKFQLKKVLCMGVAVGNVSMEEKQIFQNVQLSVNFLVSLLKKNWQNVRCLYLKSTMGKCYRVF encoded by the exons ATGAG TAAGCTTCAGAGTGATGCTTTGCGTGAAGCCATCTCAGGAATCATGGCCGATTCCAAGGAGAAGAATCGCAAATTTGTGGAGACCATCGAACTCCAAATCGGTTTGAAGAACTACGATCCACAGAAGGACAAGCGTTTCAGTGGCTCCGTCAAGTTGCCCCACATCCCTCGCCCCAAGATGAAAATTTGCATGCTTGGTGATGCTCAGCATGTTGAAGAG GCAGAGAAGATAGGACTGGACTGGATGGATGTAGAAGCCTTGAAAAAgctaaacaaaaataagaagttGGTGAAGAAGCTAGCTAAAAAATACCATGCTTTTTTAGCATCTGAAGCAGTCATTAAGCAGATTCCTCGTCTTTTGGGTCCTGGTCTCAACAAAGCAG GAAAGTTCCCTACACTTGTTACTCACCAGGAAACTCTTGAGTCAAAGGTTAATGAGTCTAAGGCCATGGTTAAATTTCAACTTAAGAAAGTGCTCTGCATGGGAGTAGCTGTGGGCAATGTTAGTATGGAGGAAAAGCAAATCTTCCAAAATGTTCAACTGAGTGTTAACTTCCTTGTCTCTTTGTTGAAAAAGAACTGGCAAAAT GTTAGGTGCTTGTATCTGAAGAGTACAATGGGGAAATGTTACCGTGTCTTTTGa
- the LOC100499715 gene encoding 60S ribosomal protein L10a-like isoform X2 → MFFIDEYRVYFYVWCLLCSKLQSDALREAISGIMADSKEKNRKFVETIELQIGLKNYDPQKDKRFSGSVKLPHIPRPKMKICMLGDAQHVEEAEKIGLDWMDVEALKKLNKNKKLVKKLAKKYHAFLASEAVIKQIPRLLGPGLNKAGKFPTLVTHQETLESKVNESKAMVKFQLKKVLCMGVAVGNVSMEEKQIFQNVQLSVNFLVSLLKKNWQNVRCLYLKSTMGKCYRVF, encoded by the exons ATGTTTTTCATTGATGAATATAGGGTTTACTTCTATGTGTGGTGTTTGTTGTGTAGTAAGCTTCAGAGTGATGCTTTGCGTGAAGCCATCTCAGGAATCATGGCCGATTCCAAGGAGAAGAATCGCAAATTTGTGGAGACCATCGAACTCCAAATCGGTTTGAAGAACTACGATCCACAGAAGGACAAGCGTTTCAGTGGCTCCGTCAAGTTGCCCCACATCCCTCGCCCCAAGATGAAAATTTGCATGCTTGGTGATGCTCAGCATGTTGAAGAG GCAGAGAAGATAGGACTGGACTGGATGGATGTAGAAGCCTTGAAAAAgctaaacaaaaataagaagttGGTGAAGAAGCTAGCTAAAAAATACCATGCTTTTTTAGCATCTGAAGCAGTCATTAAGCAGATTCCTCGTCTTTTGGGTCCTGGTCTCAACAAAGCAG GAAAGTTCCCTACACTTGTTACTCACCAGGAAACTCTTGAGTCAAAGGTTAATGAGTCTAAGGCCATGGTTAAATTTCAACTTAAGAAAGTGCTCTGCATGGGAGTAGCTGTGGGCAATGTTAGTATGGAGGAAAAGCAAATCTTCCAAAATGTTCAACTGAGTGTTAACTTCCTTGTCTCTTTGTTGAAAAAGAACTGGCAAAAT GTTAGGTGCTTGTATCTGAAGAGTACAATGGGGAAATGTTACCGTGTCTTTTGa
- the LOC100802224 gene encoding clathrin heavy chain 1, with amino-acid sequence MAAANAPIAMRETLTLPTIGINPQFITFTHVTMESDKYICVRETAPQNSVVIIDMNMPNQPLRRPITADSALMNPNSRILALKAQLQGTTQDHLQIFNIEMKAKMKSYQMPEQVVFWKWITPKLLGIVTQTSVYHWSIEGDSEPVKMFERTANLANNQIINYRCDPSEKWLVLIGIVPGSPERPQLVKGNMQLFSVEQQRSQALEAHAASFAQFKVPGNENPSTLISFATKTLNAGQIISKLHVIELGAQPGKPSFSKKQADLFFPPDFADDFPVAMQISHKYSLIYVITKLGLLFVYDLETATAVYRNRISPDPIFLTSEATSVGGFYAINRRGQVLLATVNEQTIVNFVSGQLNNLELAVNLAKRGNLPGAEKLVVERFHELFAQTKYKEAAELAAESPQGILRTPDTVAKFQSVPVQAGQTPPLLQYFGTLLTRGKLNAFESLELSRLVVNQNKKNLLENWLAEDKLECSEELGDLVKTVDNDLALKIYIKARATPKVVAAFAERREFDKILIYSKQVGYTPDYLFLLQTILRTDPQGAVNFALMMSQMEGGCPVDYNTITDLFLQRNLIREATAFLLDVLKPNLPEHGYLQTKVLEINLVTFPNVADAILANGMFSHYDRPRIAQLCEKAGLYVRSLQHYTELPDIKRVIVNTHAIEPQSLVEFFGTLSREWALECMKDLLLVNLRGNLQIIVQVAKEYCEQLGVDACIKLFEQFRSYEGLYFFLGSYLSSSEDPDIHFKYIEAAAKTGQIKEVERVTRESSFYDPEKTKNFLMEAKLPDARPLINVCDRFGFVPDLTHYLYTSNMLRYIEGYVQKVNPGNAPLVVGQLLDDECPEDFIKGLILSVRSLLPVEPLVEECEKRNRLRLLTQFLEHLVSEGSQDVHVHNALGKIIIDSNNNPEHFLTTNPYYDSRVVGKYCEKRDPTLAVVAYRRGQCDDELINVTNKNSLFKLQARYVVERMDGDLWEKVLNPDNTYRRQLIDQVVSTALPESKSPEQVSAAVKAFMTADLPHELIELLEKIVLQNSAFSGNFNLQNLLILTAIKADPSRVMDYINRLDNFDGPAVGEMAVEAQLYEEAFAIFKKFNLNVQAVNVLLDNIHSIDRAVEFAFRVEEDAVWSQVAKAQLREGLVSDAIESFIRADDATQFLDVIRAAEDGNVYHDLVRYLLMVRQKTKEPKVDSELIYAYAKIDRLSDIEEFILMPNVANLQNVGDQLYDEELYEAAKIIFAFISNWAKLAVTLVKLKQFQGAVDAARKANSAKTWKEVCFACVDAEEFRLAQICGLNIIIQVDDLEEVSEYYQNRGCFNELISLMESGLGLERAHMGIFTELGVLYARYRYEKLMEHIKLFATRLNIPKLIRACDEQQHWKELTYLYIQYDEFDNAATTIMNHSPEAWDHMQFKDVVVKVANVELYYKAVHFYLQEHPDLINDVLNVLALRVDHARVVDIMRKAGHLRLVKPYMVAVQSNNVSAVNEALNEIYVEEEDYDRLRESIDLHDNFDQIGLAQKIEKHELLEMRRVAAYIYKKAGRWKQSIALSKKDNLYKDAMETASQSGDRELAEELLVYFIDQGKKECFASCLFVCYDLIRADIALELAWMNNMIDFAFPYLLQFIREYTGKVDELVKDKIEAQNQVKAKEQEEKEVIAQQNMYAQLLPLALPAPPMPGMGGGFAPPPPMGGLGMPPMPPFGMPPMGSY; translated from the exons ATGGCGGCCGCCAACGCTCCGATCGCCatgagagaaactctcacc TTGCCGACCATTGGCATTAATCCGCAGTTCATCACGTTCACGCATGTGACAATGGAGTCCGATAAGTATATTTGCGTTCGAGAAACGGCTCCGCAGAATAGTGTGGTTATCATTGATATGAACATGCCGAATCAGCCTTTGAGGAGGCCTATTACCGCAGATTCCGCTCTTATGAATCCGAATTCCAGAATCCTTGCTTTGAAAG CTCAACTCCAAGGAACAACTCAAGATCACCTACAAATTTTTAACATTGAAATGAAAGCAAAGATGAAATCTTATCAGATGCCTGAGCAG GTGGTCTTTTGGAAGTGGATTACCCCCAAGTTGTTGGGTATTGTAACACAGACCTCTGTATACCATTGGTCAATTGAAG GTGACTCTGAACCTGTAAAGATGTTTGAGAGAACAGCGAATTTGGCAAacaaccaaataattaattatagatgTGATCCTTCTGAAAAATGGTTGGTCTTGATTGGTATTGTTCCAGGTTCCCCTGAG AGGCCACAATTGGTTAAAGGAAACATGCAACTCTTCTCTGTGGAACAACAGCGGAGCCAGGCTCTTGAAGCACATGCTGCATCATTTGCTCAATTCAAA GTTCCTGGGAATGAAAATCCATCTACTTTGATTTCTTTTGCCACTAAAACACTTAATGCTGGTCAAATTATATCCAAGTTGCATGTTATTGAGCTGGGTGCACAGCCAG GGAAGCCATCATTTTCCAAGAAACAAGCAGATCTTTTCTTTCCTCCAGATTTTGCTGATGATTTTCCAGTTGCCATGCAG ATATCCCACAAATACAGTTTGATTTATGTGATTACCAAACTTGGTCTCCTATTTGTCTACGATTTGGAGACAGCTACAGCTGTATATAGGAACAGAATTAGTCCAGATCCTATATTTTTGACATCAGAAGCTACGTCAGTTGGAGGCTTTTATGCCATTAATAGGAGAGGCCAGGTGTTATTGGCTACTGTTAATGAGCAAACAATCGTGAATTTTGTCAGTGGTCAG CTAAACAATTTGGAGCTAGCAGTTAATCTCGCCAAGAGAGGAAATCTTCCTGGTGCTGAGAAACTG GTGGTAGAACGTTTCCATGAACTGTTTGCCCAAACCAAGTATAAAGAAGCAGCTGAGCTTGCTGCTGAGTCTCCACAAGGAATCCTTCGCACACCTGATACAGTTGCCAAATTTCAG AGTGTTCCTGTGCAAGCTGGGCAAACTCCTCCACTATTGCAGTATTTTGGAACACTTCTAACAAGAGGAAAGCTGAATGCCTTTGAGTCATTGGAATTGTCACGGCTGGTTGTGAACcagaacaagaaaaatcttttggAGAATTGGTTGGCAGAGGACAAGCTTGAATGCAGTGAGGAGCTAGGAGATCTTGTAAAG ACTGTGGATAATGATCTTGCCTTAAAAATATACATCAAAGCCAGAGCTACTCCAAAAGTTGTTGCTGCTTTTGCTGAGAGAAGGGAGTTTGACAAGATTCTGATATACTCTAAGCAG GTTGGGTACACGCCTGACTATCTCTTCCTTTTGCAAACAATTCTCCGGACAGATCCTCAG GGTGCTGTTAATTTTGCATTAATGATGTCGCAAATGGAGGGAGGTTGCCCAGTTGATTACAACACCATAACTGATCTGTTTCTTCAG AGAAATCTGATCCGTGAGGCAACAGCTTTTCTGCTAGATGTTCTGAAACCAAATCTACCAGAACATGGGTACCTTCAAACTAAGGTGTTGGAGATAAATCTAGTTACTTTCCCAAATGTTGCTGATGCAATTTTGGCTAATGGAATGTTCAGCCATTATGACCGTCCTCGTATTGCTCAACTTTGTGAAAAAGCTGGTCTTTATGTGCGATCTTTGCAA CATTACACAGAGTTGCCAGATATAAAACGTGTAATTGTAAATACACATGCAATTGAGCCACAG TCACTCGTTGAATTTTTTGGTACTCTGTCACGAGAATGGGCATTAGAGTGCATGAAAGATCTATTGCTGGTCAATCTTAGAGGCAACctacagattattgtgcag GTTGCTAAAGAATATTGTGAACAATTGGGCGTTGATGCTTGCATAAAGCTTTTTGAGCAGTTCAGGTCATATGAAGGGCTGTATTTTTTCCTGGGATCATATTTGAGCTCCAG TGAGGATCCTGACATTCACTTTAAGTACATTGAAGCAGCTGCAAAGACTGGACAAATCAAAGAGGTTGAGCGTGTGACTAGAGAATCAAGTTTCTATGATCCTGAGAAAACAAAGAACTTTCTAATGGAAGCTAAGCTTCCAGACGCACGACCTCTAATTAATGTTTGTGACCGGTTTGGATTTGTTCCGGATCTAACACACTATCTATACACAAGCAACATGCTTCGTTACATTGAAGGTTATGTTCAGAAG GTGAACCCAGGGAATGCTCCTTTAGTCGTTGGGCAGCTTTTAGATGATGAATGCCCAGAAGATTTTATCAAAGGCTTGATTCTCTCTGTTCGTTCCTTACTGCCAGTGGAGCCTCTTGTGGAGGAGTGTGAAAAGAG GAATCGGCTTCGTTTGCTCACACAGTTTTTGGAACATCTTGTAAGTGAGGGAAGCCAGGATGTACATGTTCACAATGCACTGGGTAAAATCATCATTGATAGCAACAACAATCCAGAACATTTTCTCACTACCAACCCATACTATGATTCTCGAGTTGTGGGCAAATATTGTGAGAAACGTGATCCCACCTTGGCAGTTGTAGCTTATAGGCGGGGACAATGTGACGACGAACTTATCAATGTGACAAACAAAAATTCTTTGTTCAAACTACAAGCAAG ATATGTTGTTGAGAGGATGGATGGTGATCTTTGGGAGAAAGTTCTTAACCCTGATAATACCTACAGAAGGCAACTTATTGATCAGGTTGTATCTACAGCTCTTCCTGAAAGCAAGAGCCCCGAACAAGTATCTGCAGCTGTTAAGGCTTTCATGACTGCTGATCTACCTCACGAATTGATTGAGCTTCTTGAGAAGATTGTGCTTCAGAATTCTGCATTCAGTGGGAACTTTAATCTGCAGAATCTGCTTATTTTAACGGCAATAAAGGCTGATCCGTCCAGAGTTATGGATTATATTAATAGACTAGATAATTTTGATGGGCCTGCAGTTGGAGAAATGGCTGTTGAGGCTCAGTTATATGAGGAAGCATTTGCAATTTTCAAGAAGTTCAACTTAAATGTCCAAGCAGTCAATGTCTTGCTAGATAATATTCATAGCATTGATAGAGCTGTGGAGTTTGCTTTCCGAGTTGAAGAAGATGCTGTTTGGAGTCAGGTGGCCAAGGCTCAACTAAGGGAAGGGCTAGTAAGTGATGCCATTGAGTCCTTTATACGAGCTGATGATGCCACACAATTTTTAGATGTTATCCGTGCTGCTGAAGATGGCAATGTTTACCATGACTTGGTGAGATACTTGCTGATGGTAAGGCAGAAGACAAAAGAACCCAAGGTGGACAGTGAGCTCATTTATGCATATGCAAAGATTGATAGGCTAAGTGACATTGAGGAGTTCATTCTTATGCCAAATGTAGCCAATCTTCAAAATGTTGGTGACCAATTGTATGATGAAGAACTATATGAGGCTGCCAAAATCATATTTGCCTTTATATCTAACTGGGCCAAGTTAGCAGTTACACTTGTGAAGTTGAAACAGTTCCAAGGTGCAGTTGATGCAGCAAGGAAAGCTAACAGTGCAAAAACATGGAAGGAAGTTTGCTTTGCATGTGTTGACGCAGAGGAGTTCCGTTTGGCCCAGATATGTGGGCTTAACATTATTATTCAG GTGGATGACTTGGAAGAGGTCAGTGAATATTACCAAAATAGAGGTTGCTTCAATGAGCTAATATCCCTCATGGAGAGTGGTTTAGGATTAGAACGGGCACATATGGGTATCTTTACAGAGTTAGGAGTTCTGTATGCTAGATATCGTTATGAGAAGCTCATGGAGCATATCAAACTATTTGCGACCCGACTCAATATTCCAAAACTCATAAGAGCTTGTGATGAACAACAACATTGGAAGGAGCTGACCTATTTGTACATCCAATATGATGAGTTTGATAATGCTGCAACAACCATCATGAACCATTCACCTGAAGCATGGGATCACATGCAATTCAAAGATGTTGTTGTCAAAGTTGCTAATGTAGAGTTGTATTACAAGGCTGTTCACTTCTATTTACAAGAGCATCCAGATCTTATCAATGATGTTTTGAATGTCCTTGCACTTCGTGTTGATCATGCACGTGTTGTTGACATCATGCGAAAG GCTGGTCATCTCCGTCTTGTCAAGCCTTACATGGTTGCAGTTCAGAGTAACAACGTGTCTGCTGTTAATGAAGCCCTGAATGAAATATATGTTGAGGAGGAAGACTATGATAGATTGCGCGAGTCAATTGATTTGCATGATAACTTTGACCAAATAGGCCTTGCACAGAAG ATTGAAAAGCAtgagcttcttgagatgagacGTGTCGCTGCTTATATTTACAAGAAGGCAGGTAGATGGAAACAGTCCATTGCCTTGTCAAAGAAAGATAACCTTTACAAAGATGCCATGGAGACAGCCTCACAATCTGGTGACCGTGAACTTGCTGAGGAGTTGCTTGTTTATTTCATTGATCAG ggaaagaaagaatgctTTGCCTCGTGTCTATTTGTTTGCTATGATTTGATCCGGGCAGACATTGCTCTTGAGTTGGCCTGGATGAACAATATGATTGACTTTGCCTTCCCATATCTCCTGCAG TTTATCCGTGAGTACACTGGCAAAGTTGATGAACTGGTGAAGGATAAAATAGAAGCGCAGAACCAAGTGAAAGCTAAAGAGCAAGAAGAGAAGGAAGTAATTGCTCAACAG AATATGTATGCTCAGTTGTTGCCTCTTGCTTTGCCTGCACCGCCAATGCCTGGAATGGGAGGAGGCTTTGCCCCTCCCCCTCCAATGGGTGGATTGGGGATGCCTCCAATGCCACCTTTTGGTATGCCACCCATGGGTAGTTACTGA
- the LOC100305722 gene encoding Transcription factor bHLH51-like (The RefSeq protein has 2 substitutions compared to this genomic sequence), translating into MVSIVTMENYYDSGWHMGTSNWAQCSDHSSSSSFAVPTQQILPHHVTDAASLQFGEFHSWSLPIEGAAEERAISASKSHRQAEKRRRDRINAQLATLRKLIPKSDKMDKAALLGSVIDQVKDLKRKAMDVSRAFTVPTEIDEVSIRHDHVLQDESCTEKVNKLKDNIVIKASVCCDDRPELFPELIQVLKGLRLTAVKADIASVGGRIKSILVLCSKDSESVCLATLKQSLKSAITKIASSSSVASSCPSRSKRQRFFLPSHCLQ; encoded by the exons ATGGTTTCCATTGTGACTATGGAAAATTACTATGATTCTGGCTGGCACATGGGCACCAGCAACTGGGCTCAATGCAGtgatcattcttcttcttcttcctttgcagtGCCTACACAACAAATACTCCCTCATCATGTCACTGACGCTGCCTCTCTTCAATTTGGTGAGTTTCACTCATGGTCACTTCCCATTGAAGGGGCTGCAGAAGAGAGAGCAATAAGTGCTTCCAAGAGTCACAGGCAAGCTGAGAAAAGGCGCAGAGACAGGATCAATGCACAGCTTGCAACTCTTAGAAAACTTATTCCCAAGTCTGATAAG ATGGACAAGGCAGCTTTACTAGGGAGTGTGATAGACCAAGTGAAAGATCTAAAGCGAAAAGCCATGGATGTTAGCAGAGCCTTCACAGTTCCAACTGAAATCGATGAAGTATCAATTCATCATGACCATGTTCTTCAAGATGAAAGCTGCACTGAAAAAGTGAACAAATTGAAGGACAATATTGTGATCAAGGCTTCTGTTTGCTGCGATGATCGACCAGAACTTTTCCCTGAACTCATCCAAGTCCTCAAAGGCTTGAGACTCACAGCAGTTAAAGCTGACATAGCCAGTGTTGGTGGCAGAATCAAAAGCATATTGGTGCTTTGTTCTAAGGATAGTGAAAGTGTTTGCCTTGCCACTCTCAAACAGTCCCTCAAATCTGCTATCACCAAAATTGCTTCATCATCATCCATGGCTTCTAGTTGTCCCTCTAGAAGTAAGAGGCAGAGATTCTTCTTGCCTTCTCACTGCCTacagtaa
- the LOC100802755 gene encoding uncharacterized protein, which translates to MTISLNPIVSFSSTKLETKYQDASRYSVGASLPKATQFTPLLIVSRSRKLVKERRFGPCFSVADSDQLAADNSSSKDFDNAENSATNDQSASVNSPDENFQLQTEVNAESGSPTLEASISNGSINQEQRSEASPKSQSATKRASLTARERLKAARSINRYAQSKASKPDMSSRVLEASKQSDKGSGKKKSGLPEAPTNLFDDSKRGLSTGFTFQFPGGSDLFFIIFSFVFISTVMFATTYIVWKVGAIHFNEY; encoded by the exons ATGACCATATCTTTAAACCCCATCGTCAGCTTCAGCTCAACG AAGTTGGAAACAAAGTATCAGGATGCATCAAGATATTCTGTTGGAGCTTCTTTACCAAAGGCAACCCAGTTTACACCTTTGTTGATAGTGTCTAGATCGAGAAAGCTTGTCAAGGAAAGAAGATTTGGTCCTTGTTTTTCAGTGGCAGATAGTGATCAGCTTGCAGCAGACAACAGTAGTAGCAAGGATTTTGACAATGCTGAAAATTCGGCAACCAATGATCAGTCAGCATCCGTGAATTCCCCAGATGAAAACTTCCAATTGCAAACCGAAGTAAATGCGGAGTCAGGATCTCCAACATTAGAGGCTTCCATTTCCAATGGTTCAATTAACCAAGAGCAAAGGTCAGAAGCATCTCCTAAGTCACAATCTGCAACCAAACGAGCTTCCCTGACTGCAAGAGAGAGGTTAAAGGCAGCTCGATCCATCAACCGATACGCGCAATCAAAAGCATCTAAGCCAGACATGAGCAGCAGGGTGTTGGAGGCTTCAAAACAAAGTGACAAAGGGTCAGGGAAGAAAAAATCTGGACTTCCAGAGGCCCCTACTAATTTGTTTGATGATAGCAAACGAGGGTTGTCAACAGGCTTCACTTTCCAATTTCCTGGAGGTTCTGATCTCTTTTTCATTATCTTCTCATTTGTTTTTATCAGCACAGTGATGTTTGCAACAACTTACATTGTGTGGAAAGTTGGTGCAATCCATTTCAATGAGTACTGA